A single region of the Phalacrocorax carbo chromosome 4, bPhaCar2.1, whole genome shotgun sequence genome encodes:
- the UBE2D3 gene encoding ubiquitin-conjugating enzyme E2 D3 isoform X1, whose protein sequence is MALKRINKELSDLARDPPAQCSAGPVGDDMFHWQATIMGPNDSPYQGGVFFLTIHFPTDYPFKPPKVAFTTRIYHPNINSNGSICLDILRSQWSPALTISKVLLSICSLLCDPNPDDPLVPEIARIYKTDRDKYNRISREWTQKYAM, encoded by the exons ATGGCGCTGAAACGCATCAACAAG gaaCTTAGTGACTTAGCCCGTGATCCTCCAGCACAGTGTTCAGCAGGTCCTGTTGGAGATGACA tgTTTCATTGGCAAGCCACAATTATGGGACCT AATGACAGTCCATATCAGGGTGGCGTATTCTTCTTGACAATTCACTTTCCTACAGACTACCCTTTCAAACCACCTAAG gTTGCATTTACAACAAGAATCTATCATCCAAATATTAACAGTAATGGCAGCATTTGTCTTGATATTCTAAGATCACAGTGGTCTCCTGCTTTAACTATTTCTAAAG ttcTCTTATCCATTTGTTCACTGTTATGTGATCCAAATCCAGATGACCCACTAGTGCCAGAGATTGCACGTATCTATAAAACAGACAGAGACAA GTACAACAGAATATCTCGGGAATGGACTCAGAAGTATGCCATGTGA
- the UBE2D3 gene encoding ubiquitin-conjugating enzyme E2 D3 isoform X2 — MFHWQATIMGPNDSPYQGGVFFLTIHFPTDYPFKPPKVAFTTRIYHPNINSNGSICLDILRSQWSPALTISKVLLSICSLLCDPNPDDPLVPEIARIYKTDRDKYNRLAREWTEKYAML, encoded by the exons A tgTTTCATTGGCAAGCCACAATTATGGGACCT AATGACAGTCCATATCAGGGTGGCGTATTCTTCTTGACAATTCACTTTCCTACAGACTACCCTTTCAAACCACCTAAG gTTGCATTTACAACAAGAATCTATCATCCAAATATTAACAGTAATGGCAGCATTTGTCTTGATATTCTAAGATCACAGTGGTCTCCTGCTTTAACTATTTCTAAAG ttcTCTTATCCATTTGTTCACTGTTATGTGATCCAAATCCAGATGACCCACTAGTGCCAGAGATTGCACGTATCTATAAAACAGACAGAGACAA GTACAATAGGTTAGCAAGAGAGTGGACAGAGAAATACGCTATGCTGTAG